The DNA window TTTCAGTGCCATGATCCTCTGCCACTTTGGCAAGTTGTTGCTCGCTCAGACTGAGGCGCCTAACTTTATCTGGATCACTCTTCAAGGCATCAGCTAGAGAGCCTTTTGGCTTCCCTGCTCTAATAGTAATAAGGTGTTTATACTGTGGAGCAATATGTGGCTGCATTTTCTGTTCCTCctcgtcatcgtcatcgtcatcgttCTCATCTTCGTCGTCTCTTTGGTATTCTGAGACATCATCATCATGCTAGCAGAGGGAACCACAATTGGTTAGGTGAAATCTCGCATGCCTGATTGATTGTGTAATACGAAAGAAAGGAGGGGTAGAAATGTAGCCAAACTTGTAGTTGAAGGTGATACCTTTTTAGCAAACTTGATCTCGGTATGAAAATCCGGTACTTCTTTTCCCCACGCGGCATCATCACCGGCTCCTTTGCCAAGATGGAGGTCAGCATCACCCTCATTCATGGTACCAACCTTGGCTTCAAGGTACTCTTTGGGGGGCTTTGTCGAGAGGAGGACACGACCCTTGAGCTCTTCGGGTGATGGGAATTCTTTGAGTTGATCGGTGTCAGGATAGTACAGTATGTTGCCAAATACTTGAAGAACCATCTAACAAGATTGATTATTTCCAGAAGGCCCATGTTAGAGAAGCGCAGGTCGAGGAAGAAGATGCAACGTACAATCGGCCGGGTACTCTTATTCGAGAAAGAAAAGCAGGCACGGCTACAGCGGCATACCTTGGCAACTTTTTCCTGGAGGTCAGCAGGAAGGTGGTCTTCGAGCGTTATGATGACAGGATAGGGGGACGCAACAAATGCATATTCTTTGATGGATCTCAAGCATTTGATCAGTGAAACCGGGGTGGTCAAGGTCCTATATATAGTATATAAAAAGATGGAAATTGCATAAGCAATTGGGCATGCATGCATTCTTTCTGTTGAACAACAAAGTAATTAAGAAGCATCAGATTACTTAATTACTACTAGTAACTTGCATTATCTTAGTTAGCAATTAGCATTAAGCTAGCAGCAAGATGAAGCATATATAGGTCTAGGTAGGTAAGAGGGAAATACATACTAGATTAGAATAGCATATATAGCAGACCTGCCGTGTAGGATGTTGATGTCGTCCTTTGTTGAATTTGGCCACATGTCCAGCTCGATGACCCTGACCCCTCTCTGCAGCGCCTTGATGATGGGGACGTCGCTGCAGTCGCTGCTGAGCTGGTTGCCGGTGAGGTAGGAGTTGTGGCCCGTGTAGATGAAGTAGTGGGATAGCGGGCGGGACATGTCGTGGTGCACCTGCGGGTGGCGGATGGGCGGGTTGAGGTCGTGGGAGAAGAGGTAGCGGTGGAAGTCGTCGAGGGCGAGCAGCGGTCGGGcgaggcgcgggaggcgggcgcggCCCTGCTGCTGGAGGCGGATCTGGTCGAGCAGGCGGTCCACCTCGGCGTCGTCCAGGGCGTCCTCATGGCCCGAGGCGTGGAGGTAGCGGCGGAGGCCGTCGGCGCCCATGTGGGGCCCGCCGCCGGAGTGGAGGGAGAAGAGGGCGCGGACGTCGTCGGGCGGGGGCGCGTCCCGGGAGTGGAAGCGGCGCTTGAAGATGAGGCAGCACTTGTACGTGGTGCCCATGACGGGGGGAAGGAGGAGGGACGGAGGGAGggaagagggagggggaggagccTGCCTGCCTATTGCCTACTGCAGGCGACGCCAAGaggacgagagagagagagagagagagagcgggggAGGTAGAAGCCTATAACCATCCATCTAGGAGTATCCATCAAGTAGGAGTACTAACTGCTGCACGTCGGCAGCCTGCATTTCTGCCACGTTTACTGTACTACTCCCTTTCTCTTCTCGGAAAATCAAACAATTCTAAATTTAACTAAGTTTATACAAAATAAATATTACTAGCATTTATATTTCCAAATATACTTAGCATAAAACTATATTACACGGTTAATCTAATAGTAACAtaaatggtaatactgcttcacataaatttggtcaaattttaaAATTATTTAACTCCTCGCAAAGTGAGAGTGAGTTCCTAAAGGATActcatacatacatatatatatatatatatatatggataGCCCATAAGAAATAAACAAGTATTGATCTCTTCTTCCACTTATTATCTCTCTCCAACTTACTACCTCCTTTCACTTCTAACATTGTGCACATGGTAGTAAATAAATACCACTTTATATGGGTTCCATCTATATAGACTACTTGTCAAAATATACTGGGTTTGCCCTTACAAGCAAGGCACTCCTCTCTCTACTACACCTGCATTGGCACAATCAATCAGGGGCCCACCCACCTGGGATCAGgagtggctgaagggatgtgcAGCAGCAAATTAAAAATAATACTGTAGGTACTGTTTTTTTATTTTAAGAAGTTTTACCAATCTGAGTATGCGCAATGCACTTGTGTTCTGCTACTTGCATTCGCAGGCTACTTGTTATGGCTGATCGACCTCGCAGcttcttgtttttttttcctttttcaggAGATTTCTTACATACGTATTGATAGATGCATGTTGCACGAgccaaagaaaaaaagaaacagaAAAGGAGGGCTCGCTGAGAGCCAAGAAAAGAAGAGGTGCGTTGCCTTGATGCGACTCAATGCATGATGCAATTCTCCCTCTGCTTGCTTTCTCTCTGTCTGCCTATCCGCATCATAATAATAAATATGCATGAGCTAGCTAGCATCCAAAGGAAGGTATGATCCAGCATGGCCCTAATAAACAACCAGCCACGTAATTACATTAATTAGCAGCACAGGGCACCACCATCTGTTGATGCAGCAATAATCAGAGACCAGCACCGAATCAAATAGCAGCCAGTCTACAACTCAGGAAAACCGAGCATTCGTCCAACGCGTGCCAGTACCGGATGCATTTTCGTCCAGGATGTCCAGGATGTGCGAAATTAGTACCGGGTAGAAATTTTCAGTTTTCCAAGACCATTTAGTACCAGACAAAATTTTCGGTCCTCACAGGCATAATTTGCGTAAATTGTTGCGCCCGGCCACCGTTAtatcaatatatatatatatatatatgtgaaattaAACTAGCATGCAAATTATTAACTAGCTGTGACATAGTATACTAGTGTAGTATGCATGCATCTAACAGTGAAGCTAGCTAGCTATTGACCTGTGATCGATGATTAGAACAGGAGGAGCGTAGTGTCGACACGCCAGACCATGACTTGCGAACAGTTGGAATAATCAGGGATGGGCTTtgttttgttgtaatcctccaTCACCAACCGTTGCACAAACTTGATGGAATCCTGCGACTGGTCGGGCTCGGTGGTCGGGAAGCGGTCCCACCTGGCAGGGTCCCAGAGCAGGTCGCTGGCGAAGGCGAAGCCGTGGACGGAGTCGTCTGACGTGAGCGGGGGCGTGGGCCTGGTTGTGAACCTGATGAACcccccgccggcgccggaggaggaggaggagaaccaCGCGGCCGATGCAGCCGCGCCACCGCTGCTGCTGCAGAGGGGCCCTTGGATGGCCACCCTCCTCTCCTGCTCCCACACTGTCGCCACGGGCCACGCACCCAGCGTCCTGCAGAATTGCATTATTATGCATCAGTACATGCATTGGAGGAGTACAGTGGCCACCAGCAAATTCAATCATTCACTCATGGCCATAGACCACCATGCCCTGCCTGCCGACACGAATTAACTTCACTGCTGCTGGACTCCATGACTCCATGTCTCCGTCCATCCATTCATTCATTCATGATCCGATCAGCATGCAGCTCCACCGACAAAACAGTTGGTTGCATCAACAAACGCAACGCACGCATTATGCACATGGCCGACAAAATCCATTCACAAGAGCGAGAGAACAGTAGCTGTGCCATCGATGATCGATCTACATACTATGCCGAATGAATGAATGAATTGAAGATCTATTAATTAATATCCAAGAATTACGTACGCACCTGATCCGCCGGAGCTGCTCGAGGAGGCGGAGGTCGTAGACGTCGGCGAGGCCCGCGAAGAAGACGACGCCGCGCAGGCGGTGCTGCTCGATGTGCCCCAGCGCGACGTTCCGCTGGTGGTGGCGCTCCTCCTCCCAGGCGTCCGACGTGAAGTTGTCGGTGAAGGTGAGGTGGCGGTAGACGACCCCCGTGCGGCGCAGCAGGGTGGCCGTGGGAGGCGCCTCCCGCGCGGCCTCCACCACCAGCCACAGCACGGGCGGAGACACCAGCCGCAGCGCGTGCGCGGTGCGAGTCAGCGCCGCCGACCGCCGCTCGCGCTCCGGCGACAgccccgtcgtcgtcgtcaccaCCAGCAGCTGGTGGTGGTCTTCCtggtgctgctggtggtggtagCTCGTCGACGTCGTCCTGGTCTTGAGCTGCAGCAGGGCCGCCGTGTGGTTGATGGCGCGGACTGCCCGGAAGACCTGGGCgttggcggcgcgggaggcggcgtCGGCCCAGTCGGAGGGGGCGAGGCCGGTGAGGAGACCCAGCAGGAAGCAGAGGCAGGAATGCAGCATCGCACGGCGGAGCAGCAGGGGGCGGCGCTTCTTCTTAGTAGTAGACGACGGCTTATTATGGTGGTGCTTCGGCGACGCCATGCTTGTGCTTGCTTTGCTTGTTGGTTAAAATCAATGAGGATCGGATCGGATGGATCGACTGATATATATCCCTGTGTGTGCTGAGGAATGATACTGAGATGGATGGGGGATGCATTGCATATTGGCATCgcatgacgacgacgacgaccccaCAGCCCACACCCACACACAAACAGTAGTCGTACGTAGCGGTGGGCATGCGCTCCGCCCGGTCCCTGTCCCGGGCCTCACATGCATTGCAAAGACAGCCAAGTAAGAATCGGATTACGACCTGTAGCTATCCAAACTGGTCAGAAATTACCGAACTGAATTATCGATTGCTTTGATTAAGTTAAAAACTATTAAAGTTCTATTTTGAATTTCAAGCTATATTAGAAACTCTTCAGTTGCTCAAGCATAGATGATCCAATaagtatgaaatttttacaaCAACTCAATAATATAATGATTATCCCACCATAAAAGTTTCACCATAATTGGATCACGGAAACTGTAGCTATAAATTAATTACAGAAAAgtatatatatctaaaagtataataaatatttttactaaattatattatattatatgTTCACTGCATAGGTCTggagtccaacaaaattggatttttcattttataattttttatttagtaTGATTTTTCAAATTCagctaaaataaatataacCGGTCTGATAGGTCACGTGTCCGGTATTGCGAGTATATAGACGGATGATTTTATTGTTAAAGGAGGAAACATGGATTCGTCCAAAGTTCAGGTAAAAAATAACTTTTTCCTGTAGTATACACTAAACTGGGCTGCAACAAAGGCCCGGCCCAACTAAGCTCCACTTCCATTCTCTCTCTCGCCCGGCGGGCGGGCGGTGTCGCCTCGCTTCCATCCATCACACTCCACTCCACTCCACTCCACTCcactccttccttccttccttcccgtTCGTTCGACGAGAGCTTTCCGTTCCATCCCCAAATCGATtcgatcccccccccccccaaaccctaaccctacccCCGCCACCATGTCCGCCCACATCGACCTCAACAACTCCTCCTCCGAAGCCCTGCCGCCGCCCaagcgcggccgcggccgcccccgCAAGAACcctccgccccccgcccgcccgcgccctcCGGATCCCGACGCCCCCAGGGTCGGCGGCTTCGCGCCGGGCGACATGGTCTGGGGCAAGAAGCTCAACCACGCCGCATGGCCCGGCCTCGTCTACTCCGCCGGCGGCAACGGCACCGGCCACCACGGCCAGCTCCTCGTCTCCTACTTCGGCGACAAGGCCTTCGCCTGGTGCGACGCCGCCGAGCTCAGGCCCTACGAGCCCTACTTCCCAGTCGCCGAGCTCtacgacgacggcggcgacgactTCCACGCCGCCGTCGAGGCCTCCCTCGACGAGTTCTCCCGCCGCGTCCAGGACGCCCTCGCCACCCCCGCCCGCCCCTTTGCCCCCGCGGATTTCCTCGCCTCGCTTCACGACCTGGCCGCCGATCGCATGGGCTTCACCAACAGGGTTCACGCGGCCATCGCCAAGGCGCATCTCAGGGCATTCGACGCCTTCAGGGCACTGCCGGACCCCCCCAGCTACACCATGGAGCTCGGCCTGCTCCCCCTCACGCCTACCAAATCCACCACCACGGATGCTAAcgacgccgccgctgccgccgcgtcCAGGAGGGGAAGGAAGAGGAAGGACGAAGTCGTCAGGGACGACTCAGATGAGGACTGGGACCCCAGGAAGAAGGGGGCCTCTGACTCCGAATCCGACCTTGATTCTGACCGCAAGAGAGGCTCCAGGGGTAGGGGCGCTGCTGCGCCTCGCGGAAGGCCACGAGGGAGGCCCAGGAAAACCGATGCCTGCAGGGGGGACACGCACCTCAAGGATGAGGAGATGGAAGACAGACTCGAGTATCCGCCCGCTGCTGACATGCTGCTGCAGCTTCTCTCCGTTGCTGCTGATCCTGTCAACGGTAGTCATGGCTCTGTTCCTGTCATCGTTAGCTTCTTCTCAAAGCACAAGGACTCCGAAGCGCCCAGTGTTTATGAAGATAAAGAGCTGCTCGAGACTTTCGGTTGCAAGAAGGGTAGGAAAAAGTCAGCTGGGAGTTTGGTCCCAGCTACAAATCCAGAAGCCGACAACCATCTGATGGCTGCGGATGGTCAGAGGGGCCGGAGGAAGTCCGCGGGGAGCTTGTACTCAGCTAGGAAAGCTGAGGACTCATACTGGTGTGATATCATCATCAGCGATTTTGATGATGGAGATAGTGATTATGAAGGCCGAAAGAGGAAGCGCCACCCTCACAACTCTAACAGGAGTGCCAATAAGAAGATGAAGCAGGAGGAGGCACCTCAAGATGTGGCATCTACAGATCATCCTCCGTCAGATGCAAATCATCCGGCTTCTGCAGATTGTCCGCTGGACGCGAAACCTGCAGATGGCCCAGCAGCCttgattttacattttagcAGTCCAGAAGCTATCCCTTCTGTGGATGACATCAATAGCATATTCCGCATACATGGACCTATCGTGGAGGGTGAGACTGAGATCActaagaagtcgaagattgcaAAAGTAGTTTTCTCTAGGCGTGCTGATGCAGAGCGGGCATTTAGCAGTTCGGGAAAGTACAGTGCATTCGGTCCATCGCTTCTCACGTATGAAATTCAATACTTGCCATCTGCGCCTCAGGTTTCTTAAGTGCTGCTGTCTGAACTTGATATGCTGCGATTCAGAGGTACATGTTCTTTGACTTGAGGCCAACTATATTTCCTGATTCCTTTGCTTATCAAATTTGCATGTGGTGAATTCAGGAAATGCACCATGAAGGCTGGAGCAATGGAGCATTAATTGGTGTACCTGACTTAGAGTTAGGATCGCCCACTAACCAGGTCACATTAGTCACTGAGTGGGTGAGCAAATTTTAGGCTTTCTGCAGATACATGCCTGGTTGTGTGCTTGGTATCAGAGTTAGCTTTTGTTGAATTATTAGATGGTAGAGTAAACCATGCGCCTCCTCCTATGTTAGCACCTTATCCTTTTTGTAATGCACAGCTGTGGATCTCTCTATTATGTGGTCTTTTTAGCATACGCTTCCTTTTTATTAGCTCCTGAATCGCTTTAATCCTCATAGAATATGGTGCTTTATGTGCCTTATTAGTACCAGCTATTTATTTGATTGTGCCAAGGCTAGTTAAGTAGCTCTGGAATTTGCATGACGGGTGAGCTGAAGCCGCGTTATTATCCATGGACACATGTGATACTCCTACAATATGTGATACTCCTATGGTACTATGCAAGTGCATATGCACAATGGATACATGAGGAAGTGCATACAGTGCTGCTGAACAAGAGGCGATTGATATTCAGGGGGCGTCTTTTCTTTCTTTAAGATCTAGTCCTCATGTTGTGCTGCCATTGAGCATTGTGAATGCGCCGGTCCAACTTAAGGTATATGCTTGATTTGATGAATGTGACTTGGCTCTTTTGGGTCGACTGCTTGCCGTGCAATTGTAAATATCATGGCGTGCTTGTCAGCTAACATTTTGTCCAAACAATTGCTGGATCTCGTTGCACTGATTGGAGCAAATAAGATGTGGGATTTAGATTAAATAACACTTTTGATGAGTAAATGCATTTGGCAGGCTATTTTGCAAAATGTTGCAAATAGAAGATGTTCTGAATTATTGGTTCAAATATTCTTTGTACATATGTGGATGTTCTCGAGGATTGAATGTGTGTAACATTCTTTTATAATTTCTGGTGTTATATGCATGGTATTAATCTTCCTCTAGTGctagtattttttttttctcaaaatGTTGTCAGCAACTCAGCATACCAGATGCGAATGAATCTTTTATGATAATAATACTGTCAGCGTTATGGGACGGATCCCTACAGCTTTGACTCGAGGAACCTTAGAGGTCGCTCAGGGTAGGACAGCCACGTGGCATGATAGTGATGATGCCATCCAGAAACCGTCTTTGACTAGGATGGTGGGAAATATCTCAGCAGCCCTAAGGACCTGGCAAGGTGATGCGTCTTCCCTTCACTACATGCGCTTTGTTTCGTAGCTCCAACAGATGGCTAACCGAGCTCCCAATTTTTCCGCACGCCCAGAAACAGCG is part of the Panicum hallii strain FIL2 chromosome 2, PHallii_v3.1, whole genome shotgun sequence genome and encodes:
- the LOC112882347 gene encoding phosphoinositide phospholipase C 2-like, whose translation is MGTTYKCCLIFKRRFHSRDAPPPDDVRALFSLHSGGGPHMGADGLRRYLHASGHEDALDDAEVDRLLDQIRLQQQGRARLPRLARPLLALDDFHRYLFSHDLNPPIRHPQVHHDMSRPLSHYFIYTGHNSYLTGNQLSSDCSDVPIIKALQRGVRVIELDMWPNSTKDDINILHGRTLTTPVSLIKCLRSIKEYAFVASPYPVIITLEDHLPADLQEKVAKMVLQVFGNILYYPDTDQLKEFPSPEELKGRVLLSTKPPKEYLEAKVGTMNEGDADLHLGKGAGDDAAWGKEVPDFHTEIKFAKKHDDDVSEYQRDDEDENDDDDDDEEEQKMQPHIAPQYKHLITIRAGKPKGSLADALKSDPDKVRRLSLSEQQLAKVAEDHGTEIVRFTQRNILRIYPKGTRVTSSNYNPFLGWVHGAQMVAFNMQGYGRALWLMHGFYKANGGCGYVKKPDFLMQTEPEVFNPREPQPVKKTLKVKVYMGDGWRMDFKQTHFDQYSPPDFYARVGIAGVPADSVMKKTKAIEDNWVPVWEEEFSFPLTVPEIALLRVEVHEYDMSEKDDFGGQTVLPVSELRPGIRAVALFDRKGNKYNHVKLLMRFEFV
- the LOC112879805 gene encoding probable glucuronosyltransferase Os07g0694400; the encoded protein is MASPKHHHNKPSSTTKKKRRPLLLRRAMLHSCLCFLLGLLTGLAPSDWADAASRAANAQVFRAVRAINHTAALLQLKTRTTSTSYHHQQHQEDHHQLLVVTTTTGLSPERERRSAALTRTAHALRLVSPPVLWLVVEAAREAPPTATLLRRTGVVYRHLTFTDNFTSDAWEEERHHQRNVALGHIEQHRLRGVVFFAGLADVYDLRLLEQLRRIRTLGAWPVATVWEQERRVAIQGPLCSSSGGAAASAAWFSSSSSGAGGGFIRFTTRPTPPLTSDDSVHGFAFASDLLWDPARWDRFPTTEPDQSQDSIKFVQRLVMEDYNKTKPIPDYSNCSQVMVWRVDTTLLLF
- the LOC112879803 gene encoding uncharacterized protein LOC112879803 is translated as MSAHIDLNNSSSEALPPPKRGRGRPRKNPPPPARPRPPDPDAPRVGGFAPGDMVWGKKLNHAAWPGLVYSAGGNGTGHHGQLLVSYFGDKAFAWCDAAELRPYEPYFPVAELYDDGGDDFHAAVEASLDEFSRRVQDALATPARPFAPADFLASLHDLAADRMGFTNRVHAAIAKAHLRAFDAFRALPDPPSYTMELGLLPLTPTKSTTTDANDAAAAAASRRGRKRKDEVVRDDSDEDWDPRKKGASDSESDLDSDRKRGSRGRGAAAPRGRPRGRPRKTDACRGDTHLKDEEMEDRLEYPPAADMLLQLLSVAADPVNGSHGSVPVIVSFFSKHKDSEAPSVYEDKELLETFGCKKGRKKSAGSLVPATNPEADNHLMAADGQRGRRKSAGSLYSARKAEDSYWCDIIISDFDDGDSDYEGRKRKRHPHNSNRSANKKMKQEEAPQDVASTDHPPSDANHPASADCPLDAKPADGPAALILHFSSPEAIPSVDDINSIFRIHGPIVEGETEITKKSKIAKVVFSRRADAERAFSSSGKYSAFGPSLLTYEIQYLPSAPQVS